The genomic segment TTAGTAAGTTTATCATTGTGCAATTCTGAAAGTGTTGGAATGGTTGTCAATGCGAGGAACATGGTAAATACAAGTACTAAAAGAGCTTTAATAGTAACTCCTTCAGAAGAATGTTTGGATATAtttgaaatgaataaataagagtTATTATCTCCGACCCACATCACAAACATATTAAGGTTGAACAACTTTATGTCTCAAAAAGAGTACTAAAATCTGTTATGAAAGACTATGCAACTCGGGAGAAGTTTCAAACACTAACTGTAAGATCAAGTAAAATGTGGTAAGTGTATTGTTTTCAGTTGGTTGATTGTATTtgagtatatgtattttttttgtttgcaaTTATACATTGTTGTGCAGATCTGGTAATTGTGCTTTTTTAGTTCGTCCATCAGGTATCGGTGAATGTGGAATGTTTGAGGTGAGCGAATTTTTACCAGAGCATACTTGTCCGATCAAGGATAAAATTTATCCTAAATTGCATGCTACTAGTAAGTTCATTGTTGGTATAGTCAAACAAAAGTTTAAATGCCACAAACGGAAATACAGTCCATCTGAAATCAAAAGTGACATGAAGGAAGACATGGGTATGGATTTAACATATATTATGTGTTGACGAGCCAAGGAACAAGCACTTGAAGAATTAAGAGGAAAACCATCGGCATCATACGGGAAACTACCTGCATACATGCATGTGTTAAACATTAGTTATCCCGATTCTCatataagaatgaaaaagaatgaagacagtgagtttttatatatatttatagcacTAACTGCTTTTATTCAAGGGTTCGAGCATTGCAGACCAGTCATAGTTGTTGATTCAAGTTATCTACGAGGACTGGTTATCGAAACTTTCGTAGCTGCATGTACCATGGATGGAGCGGGTaagatatttaattataaatgtATTTGACTTCAAATATGTTCCCAGATATGTGTTTTTATAAAATActcatatatattatttatgtaatgaGATGCATTTATTAGTGTTGTCAGaaaaatgtatttaaaatatacatatgaATTAGTTTTAGTTGTTATCTGAAAGTTTAGTAGCTTTCCAGCtgtaattagaaataatattatcaatatgcattatttgatgtgtaaaaaatcatgtatgtgtatatgtattttttgaaccTGCAtggcatatattttctttggcCTATGGTGTTCTTGATTTCGAAAATGATGCTTCTTGGACTTGGTTCTTTGAAAATCTGAAGGAAGCATATGGAGAAACAAGAAATATGTGTGTAGTTTCTGATCGAAATGCAAGCATCATAAAAGCTGTAGGTGAGGTGTATAATGACataccacattatgcatgtatgtggcattTGGGgggaaatgtgaaaaaaaaactttagaaaatcacaTGATTCATTATCTGATGTGTTTTATACaatgacaaaatcatattcaaagactgaatttcataatttaatggAGAAGGTGGAGGCAGTTGATGTTAGAGTGAAGAATTACTTGTAATTAGCGGGATATGATAAGTGGGCTAGGTCATATGCATCGGTTCATAGGGGATGGACTTTGACATCAAACATTGTCGAGTCAATTAATGCTGCACTGTTATCAGCTAGAGAACTaccaatatatgattttctagAGGAAGTTAGATTGATGTTTGGTAGATGGAAATGTGAAAATAGACAACAGGCACTGTATACTTTTACGGATCTTATTGATAAATTTCAACAAATTCTTCAACAAAATGAAGCAGAGTGTACGCGTATGAAGGTAtgatgaaatttatttatttatgctttatatatatgattatatacacattagaaattattttctgtaataaaaatacatatgcatggcAGGAAAATACATATGCTGAGATGGTTAAATACATTTGCAAAACTGTTTCTGACATAACCTtgcagaaaaatacatatgctgagATGGTTAAATACATTTGCAAAACTATTT from the Capsicum annuum cultivar UCD-10X-F1 unplaced genomic scaffold, UCD10Xv1.1 ctg50446, whole genome shotgun sequence genome contains:
- the LOC124892769 gene encoding uncharacterized protein LOC124892769, with product SGNCAFLVRPSGIGECGMFEEAYGETRNMCVVSDRNASIIKAVGEVYNDIPHYASGYDKWARSYASVHRGWTLTSNIVESINAALLSARELPIYDFLEEVRLMFGRWKCENRQQALYTFTDLIDKFQQILQQNEAECTRMKENTYAEMVKYICKTVSDITLQKNTYAEMLDEKPCVHTCAVLDSKNFKKGPYCSDLYKPKTVLRTYDLPVYPLPHKDDWIIPKEILDEVVLPPKYKGPPGRPPKKDRGKSGKDMFGKKNKNYCGSCGCKGHNESSCRKYNK